The following DNA comes from Rhodanobacter sp. AS-Z3.
CCGCGACATCGGCAACAGCAGCGGCTGGGTAACGTGAAAGAAACCATGCAGTGAGACGTTGATCACGCGATGCCACTGCTCGTCGCTCATGCCAGCCATCGGTGCATCGTCGTGGATGCCGGCATTGTTGATCACGGCGTGGATCGGGCCTTCGGTCAGCAGCGTGTCCAGCGCGGCACGGGTTACTTCCGCATCGGTGACGTTGAACGCCAGCGCCTGCGCGCTGCCACCTGCTGCATTGATGGCGGCGGCAATTTCCTCGGCGCGGGTCAGGCTGTGATGGCCGTGCACGATAACCTGCCAGCCGGCCGCTGCCAGCGCATGGCAGATCGCGCCACCGAGTTCGCCGCTGCCACCGGTAACCAGCGCGCGACGATGTTTGATGGTTTCTGCCATGGCACTCGCTCCTGATCAACGCGCCGGATGGATGACCGCGGCGCGACCACGGGCCAACAACTGCCCGCGATGCTCGACGATAAACGCATATTGCGCCCCGCCGTCATCGGCATAAAGGCATTCGCCGTGCACGTCGATCGCGCCTTCCAGCTGATCCACGTATTCGGCGAACAACTGCACGTCGCGCAGGCTGACCAGCATGCCCGGCCGCACTTGTTCGTCGCCACGCGAGCGCGCCAGCAGGGCGCCATGAACCGCCATCGCCTGCGCGCCGTATTCAGCCATGTGCACCGCATGCAGTCCATGCTCGCCGCGCAACGGATTGTCGGCGCGCGCATGCCCCGCACTTTGTGCGTGAATGTGGCGCTCGTCCCATGCGCATACCGCGTCCAGCAGACACATCGTGCCCGCGTGGGGAATCAGCGACGCCCAGTCAGTCTTCGGCAACATGGGGAGCCATCAGGATCGACAGACAAAAATGGAAGGCCACGCCCAGACTCACGGTAAGGCCAATTGCGCGCAACACGGGAATCGTCGCCCATGCCAGCATGCCGAACACCAGCAGGGCGGACAGCACGCAGACGATGGTGGCGTGCAAGGTGCGCCGCTGCTCAGCCGGGTCGCCGGTATCGCGTTCGAAGAACAACGCGTAATGCAGGCCAAGGCCGCCGGCAAGAATCAGCGCCACCAGATGGAACAGCGAAATCTCGATCCCCATCATTCGCTCGACTGCCAGCACCAGAAACGTGGCCAGCGTCATCGGCGCCAGCACATGCCACGCGCGTCGCACGCTGCGCAGGGCGAACGTAATCGTCAGCACCAGCAGCAAACTAGCCGCCAGCAATGCCTGCAAGATGCGCGTGCGGTAATCCACCAC
Coding sequences within:
- the fabG gene encoding 3-oxoacyl-ACP reductase FabG, which translates into the protein MAETIKHRRALVTGGSGELGGAICHALAAAGWQVIVHGHHSLTRAEEIAAAINAAGGSAQALAFNVTDAEVTRAALDTLLTEGPIHAVINNAGIHDDAPMAGMSDEQWHRVINVSLHGFFHVTQPLLLPMSRQRFGRIVSISSVAAQLGNRGQTNYAAAKAALHGASKSLAREMASRGITVNVVAPGVIESRMAEAAFPPERIREVVPAQRAGKPEEVAALVAFLCSDAAGYINGQVIGVNGGMG
- a CDS encoding phosphotransferase produces the protein MLPKTDWASLIPHAGTMCLLDAVCAWDERHIHAQSAGHARADNPLRGEHGLHAVHMAEYGAQAMAVHGALLARSRGDEQVRPGMLVSLRDVQLFAEYVDQLEGAIDVHGECLYADDGGAQYAFIVEHRGQLLARGRAAVIHPAR